In Gemmatimonadota bacterium, a single genomic region encodes these proteins:
- a CDS encoding MFS transporter, producing MYDWANSAVFTVIITAVFPIFFFRVAGAGLPGHVATQWFGLATTLALILIAVISPILGAVADYAAARKRFLAAFMVVGACAVAGMFLIRHGDWQLAAALFMLANIAVGGSLVFYDALLPHVAREKELDRVSTAGYALGYLGGGLLLAICLAWIQKPEWFGLPAGPALSARQATLPARLAFLSVAFWWLLFSIPLLRRVGEPPRALEADETLHQNPVRAAVVRLGETLRELRVYRQAFLMLLAFLIYNDGIGTIIRMATIYGSEIGIGQGTMMGAVVLVQFLGIPFSFLFGAVAGRIGAKRSIFLGLVVYTAIGILAYRMTSALHFLILAGLVAVVQGGTQALSRSLFASLVPRYKSGEFFGFFSVFEKFAGIFGPALFTLAIAFTGSSRSAILSVVGFFAAGAALLALVDVEEGQRVARAAEAAVAGPG from the coding sequence ATGTACGATTGGGCGAACTCGGCGGTGTTCACCGTGATCATCACCGCCGTGTTCCCCATCTTTTTTTTCCGGGTCGCAGGCGCCGGGCTGCCCGGCCACGTGGCCACGCAGTGGTTCGGTCTGGCGACCACGCTGGCGCTCATCCTGATCGCGGTGATCTCGCCGATTCTGGGCGCCGTGGCGGACTACGCCGCCGCCAGGAAGCGCTTCCTGGCCGCGTTCATGGTGGTGGGCGCCTGCGCCGTGGCCGGGATGTTCCTGATCCGGCACGGGGATTGGCAGCTCGCGGCCGCGCTCTTCATGCTCGCCAATATTGCTGTGGGCGGCAGTCTGGTCTTCTACGACGCGCTGCTGCCTCACGTCGCCAGGGAGAAGGAGCTGGACCGCGTCTCGACCGCAGGCTACGCGCTCGGCTATCTGGGAGGCGGGCTGCTGCTGGCGATTTGCCTGGCGTGGATCCAGAAGCCGGAATGGTTCGGCCTGCCCGCCGGGCCGGCACTATCCGCCCGACAGGCGACACTCCCCGCCCGCCTGGCCTTCCTGTCCGTAGCCTTCTGGTGGCTGCTCTTCTCGATTCCGCTGCTGCGGCGGGTTGGGGAGCCGCCGCGCGCCCTCGAGGCGGACGAGACGCTGCACCAGAACCCGGTCCGCGCAGCCGTGGTGCGGCTCGGGGAAACGCTGCGCGAGCTGCGCGTCTACCGGCAAGCGTTCCTGATGCTGCTCGCGTTCCTCATCTACAACGACGGCATTGGCACGATCATCCGCATGGCGACCATCTACGGCAGCGAGATCGGCATCGGCCAGGGCACCATGATGGGCGCGGTGGTGCTGGTGCAGTTCCTGGGAATCCCGTTCTCGTTCCTTTTCGGGGCAGTGGCCGGGCGGATCGGCGCGAAGCGCTCGATCTTCCTGGGGCTCGTAGTCTACACCGCGATCGGGATCCTGGCCTACCGCATGACCAGCGCCCTGCACTTCCTGATCCTGGCCGGGCTGGTCGCCGTGGTCCAGGGCGGCACGCAGGCGCTCAGCCGCTCGCTCTTCGCCTCGCTCGTACCACGCTACAAGTCGGGCGAGTTCTTCGGCTTCTTCAGCGTGTTCGAGAAATTCGCCGGGATCTTCGGGCCGGCGTTGTTCACCCTGGCCATAGCGTTCACGGGGTCGAGCCGCAGCGCGATCCTCTCGGTAGTGGGGTTCTTTGCCGCGGGCGCCGCGCTGCTGGCGTTGGTGGACGTGGAGGAGGGGCAGCGGGTGGCACGCGCGGCCGAAGCGGCGGTGGCGGGTCCCGGCTAG